One Proteinivorax tanatarense DNA segment encodes these proteins:
- a CDS encoding 3-keto-5-aminohexanoate cleavage protein, with product MNKVKPLIITAALVGAETTKEQNPNLPTTPKEIGEDAYKCVQSGASIIHLHVRDKDGKPTQSVEIFEETINEIKKRCNPIIQISTGGAVGTPLEERAAPLKLKPEMATLSTGTVNFGKEVFYNPYNYLESFAKDMKKYNVKPEIEVFEPGMINNAMVLVKKGLVEEPLHFDFVLGVPGAMPAGFDELMFLTKKIPDNATWTVAGIGRHQLPMANLAILLGGNVRVGFEDNIFYRKGELAKSNSQLVDRIKSLAGILDRPVATPEQAREILTI from the coding sequence GTGAATAAAGTGAAACCATTAATAATTACTGCAGCACTAGTTGGGGCAGAGACCACTAAAGAGCAAAATCCCAACCTCCCTACAACTCCAAAAGAAATCGGTGAAGATGCTTACAAATGCGTGCAAAGTGGAGCTTCTATTATCCATCTTCATGTTAGGGATAAAGATGGAAAACCGACACAATCTGTAGAAATTTTTGAAGAAACTATTAACGAAATTAAAAAAAGATGCAACCCAATAATACAAATATCCACTGGAGGAGCCGTGGGTACTCCACTAGAAGAAAGAGCAGCTCCATTAAAGTTAAAACCGGAGATGGCTACCCTATCAACGGGCACTGTAAATTTTGGTAAAGAGGTATTTTATAACCCATACAATTATCTAGAAAGTTTCGCCAAAGATATGAAAAAATATAACGTAAAGCCAGAAATAGAAGTTTTCGAGCCTGGCATGATAAATAACGCTATGGTTTTAGTTAAAAAAGGCCTTGTAGAAGAACCACTACACTTTGATTTTGTGTTAGGGGTTCCAGGAGCTATGCCAGCAGGGTTTGACGAATTGATGTTCTTAACCAAAAAGATTCCCGACAATGCAACTTGGACTGTAGCAGGGATCGGTAGACATCAACTTCCGATGGCAAACTTAGCCATTCTTTTAGGAGGCAATGTAAGAGTTGGATTTGAAGACAATATATTCTATAGAAAAGGAGAGCTGGCTAAGTCCAACAGCCAATTAGTTGATAGAATAAAAAGTTTAGCAGGTATTTTAGACCGTCCTGTAGCTACACCAGAACAAGCAAGAGAAATTTTAACCATTTAA
- a CDS encoding hotdog domain-containing protein: MTKTMIRMRMNQSDAHYAGELVDGAKMLALFGDVATELLIRNDGDEGLFVAYDSVEFKAPVYAGDYIEAHGEIIKVGNTSRKMKFTAQKVIAPVKDGKYDSQAEVLAEPQIVCKATGTCVVPKDKQNKRVGE, translated from the coding sequence ATGACAAAGACAATGATTAGAATGCGTATGAATCAATCAGATGCTCACTATGCAGGAGAATTAGTTGATGGAGCAAAGATGTTGGCTCTTTTTGGAGATGTGGCAACTGAACTACTTATAAGGAATGATGGTGATGAAGGTTTATTTGTTGCATACGACTCTGTAGAGTTTAAGGCACCTGTCTATGCTGGTGACTATATAGAAGCTCATGGGGAAATCATAAAAGTAGGCAATACTTCTAGAAAAATGAAATTTACAGCTCAGAAAGTAATTGCGCCTGTAAAAGATGGTAAATATGATTCACAAGCTGAAGTGTTAGCTGAGCCTCAAATAGTTTGTAAAGCTACGGGAACCTGCGTAGTTCCTAAAGATAAGCAAAATAAAAGGGTAGGTGAATAA
- a CDS encoding sigma-54 interaction domain-containing protein: MNANSQSILNKGLKGEKPYSGLYDEISSLLDSIQDGIYITDGSCNTLKVNAAWEKMSNTKEKDVLGRHMKELVEEGVCNQSVSLLVAKHKRPVSILHRIKSGKEVLITGTPIIGKGEEIATIVTTVRDMDELNKLKSELKESKKKNAQFQRQLELLDKKEEKKIIGKSSKLEELLLKARQVACYSSTVLITGESGVGKEVIAKLIHNNSNREGAFIPINCGAIPENLLESELFGFAKGAFTGADSNKIGLIEAANGGTLLLDEVADLPMHLQVKVLRFIQTKMIKPVGSSQEKQIDVRIVAATNKELDKMVEEGSFRQDLYYRLNVIPIKVPSLRERQEDIIPLAEFFLSRVKSKLGPLKLSETAKGALLDYKWPGNIRELENLMERISVLAKSKVVTKQDLQLSEGTNSSNSGELQQQLQNYEKEILEKTYNRYKTTREIAKELGISQTSVVRKLKKYKLT; this comes from the coding sequence ATGAACGCTAACTCACAAAGCATATTAAACAAAGGTTTAAAAGGTGAAAAACCATATAGCGGACTATATGATGAAATAAGTAGTTTGCTAGATTCTATTCAAGATGGTATATATATAACTGATGGTAGTTGCAATACCTTGAAGGTTAACGCGGCTTGGGAAAAAATGTCTAATACTAAGGAGAAAGATGTCTTAGGTAGGCATATGAAGGAATTAGTAGAAGAAGGGGTATGTAACCAGTCGGTTTCTTTATTAGTAGCGAAGCATAAAAGACCTGTAAGCATACTACATCGAATAAAAAGTGGGAAAGAAGTATTGATTACCGGAACTCCTATAATAGGTAAAGGTGAAGAAATTGCAACTATTGTTACCACAGTTAGAGATATGGATGAACTAAATAAATTAAAATCCGAACTAAAAGAAAGCAAGAAAAAAAACGCCCAATTTCAACGACAGCTGGAACTGTTAGATAAAAAAGAAGAAAAAAAAATAATTGGAAAGAGCAGTAAATTAGAAGAATTATTGCTAAAAGCTAGACAAGTAGCATGCTATTCTAGTACGGTGTTAATCACAGGTGAGTCTGGAGTAGGGAAAGAGGTTATCGCTAAATTAATCCACAATAACAGTAATAGAGAAGGAGCATTTATACCCATTAATTGTGGAGCAATACCAGAAAACCTTTTAGAAAGTGAACTTTTTGGGTTTGCAAAGGGAGCTTTTACCGGTGCAGACTCTAATAAAATTGGACTAATTGAAGCTGCTAACGGTGGTACACTTTTATTAGATGAAGTAGCTGATTTGCCTATGCATCTTCAAGTAAAAGTCTTGCGTTTTATTCAAACTAAAATGATTAAACCTGTTGGCAGTTCACAAGAAAAGCAAATAGATGTAAGGATTGTAGCAGCTACAAATAAAGAGTTGGATAAAATGGTAGAGGAAGGTAGCTTTAGGCAAGATCTTTATTATAGACTAAATGTTATACCGATAAAGGTTCCGTCTTTAAGGGAACGACAGGAAGATATTATTCCTTTAGCAGAATTTTTTCTTTCTAGGGTTAAAAGCAAGTTAGGGCCACTAAAGTTAAGTGAAACCGCAAAGGGGGCTTTGCTAGATTATAAATGGCCTGGTAATATTAGAGAACTTGAGAATCTAATGGAAAGAATATCGGTGCTAGCCAAAAGTAAAGTAGTAACAAAGCAGGATTTACAGTTAAGTGAAGGTACTAATAGTAGTAATTCTGGAGAGCTGCAGCAACAACTACAAAATTATGAAAAAGAAATATTAGAAAAAACTTATAACCGGTATAAAACCACAAGAGAGATTGCTAAAGAACTAGGTATTAGTCAAACAAGTGTGGTTAGAAAGTTAAAAAAATATAAATTAACATAA